The DNA region AATCCCGACAATCCCCTAAATGCCAGAGACCCTTGTGGACAAATGAATCTCTTCAATTTATAATGATTTTATTAGGACACTAGTGACCTGAAATATGAACACATTCGTACCTGAAATTATACTCGACGGTTATACGTTTGGTAAAAAACGCGGTTCTTTCAACGGAGCCGTTATGTCGGTTGACATCAAAGGTTTTACCGAGATGACGAGCGAACTTATTAAACACGGTAAAGAAGGAACTGAAGTGATTTCTGAAATGACGACCGGTTTGTTCGACAAATCTCTCGATTTGATATACGAATCAGAAGGTTTTGTTTCATCTTTCGCAGGAGATTCTTTCACGGCGGTTTTTAATGAACAGGGATCCGGAAAACACAGCTGTGCCTCAATATGCCTTGCCGTTGCGATAAAATTGAAAGACGAATTGAAAAAAATAAGTATAGTCGAAACTGAATTCGGTACGTTCAATTTTTCTGTGAGAATAGGATTGGGTCAAGGTAAAGTATTCTGGAAAATAATTGAACATGAAAACGAAAAAATTTTTTACTTCCGGGGAAAAGCGATAGAAAAAGCCGTCGCGGCCCAGAAATCGGCCGAACCGGGTTCAATTTGCGCCGAAAGAGGCATGCAAGAATTTTCCGGTTGCGAAGGCACCGGATTTAACGATACGAAGAACTGTAATCTCATGGCATTGCATGACAAAATTGACAGAAAGTTTGAAGCAGATCAGCATCCGAAAAATTCGTGGCCGGAAAAGTTAATAAAGAGTTTTACGGGAGAACATGAGTTCGGATTTATGATTCCGGAATTCAGAGAAGTAATTTCGGTTTTCATCTCCTGTAAAAAAAGCAAAACCATTGACGCTCTTACTTCTAAAATCCTTTCAATGAAGAAAGAATACGGATTTTCTCACCCGCACGTGGATTTCTTGAATTCTGATCCGTCTGTCGTAATCTTTTTCGGCGCTCCGGTCTCTTATGAACGAAATGACTCAAAGGCAATGAGTTTTTTACTGGCTTTAGCTGACTGGGCAAAGGGAAAAATCAGGATCAAATGCGGGGCTTCAAAAGGAACCTGCTACTGCGGATTCAACGGTGGTTCTGAGAGAAAAGAATTCATGTGCCTGGGCGATACGACAAATCTCGCGGCGAGGATGCTCAACCGCGCCTGTTGGGATCAGATTTTGGTCGATGAAAACCTTTCAAAAGTGAAAGGATTCGTTTTTTCGTTTTTGGGAGAGTATAGATTCAAAGGAAAGGCAGAAGATATAAATACCTATGTCTTAAATGCAGTCTCCGAAAGGCAAGCCGTGACATTTTCCGGATCAATCGTAGGCAGAGAAAAAGAGAAGAAAAAACTGATCGATTTCCTGCTTAAACTTAAAGAAAAAGAAAACGCCGGCGTCGCTGTTGTTGAAGGCGAACCTGGCGTGGGAAAAACCCGACTGGTGTCGGAAATAAAAAAAAGCGCTCAAAAGAAAATGAATTTTGTAAACGAAATATCATGGATTTACATGCCTTGCGACGAGGTGTTAAGAAAAAGCTACGGACCGGTTCAGCGCATGATTAAAGATTTGATCGAATACGAAGAGAACGGAGATCTGAAGCAGGTTAAAGCAGGATTTGAAAAAAAATTCAGAGAATTTCTTGAAAAAATTCCTGAAACAGAAATTAAAAATGAAATAGAAAGCAGAAAACATATTTTCGCGTCATTTTGCGGAATTAGCGTCAGAAACACATATTTTGAAGCGCTTCCTGAGAAAAGCAGGTTTGAAGCTACCGTGGTGGCAATTAAGAGTATCATCAAAGGCGCTTCGCTGATAAAACCCCTCGTACTCGAAATTGATGACAGTCAGTGGATCGATGAAGACATGCTTATTTTGCTGAGGAGATTGTTTGTCAATGTCGAAAAATATCCGTTTGCAGTAATCACAGAAAAAAGACTGTCTGACAAAAGCAGCGCTCTTGATACAGTCCCCAAAGAATATGTGAGATTACGTTTACAAATCCGGAATTTCAGTTTACCTGAAATTACACTTCTTTCAAAATCTGTCGTCCCTGGACTGGAAATCGGGAGCGCTTTCCTCGATTTTATAGAAAGATTTAGCGGGGGAAATCCTTTTTTCATTGAGCAAATAATACATTACATGGCTGAAAGAGGTGTCGACGCCGGGAATTTTGACGAGACAAGACTTGAATTTGAAATACCCTCAGACGTTAACAATCTGATAGTTTCGAGAATCGACAGACTGACTCCGGAACTTAAAACTGTTGTAAAAGCCGCAACAATACTCGGTACGGAGTTTTCATCGGACGTTCTCACCGAAATGCTCGGGGGTTATGACATCGATTCCCACCTTTTTGAAGGTGAGAATCAGTTTTTGTGGACGAAATATTCGGGAAGTAAATACAATTTCAGGCATGCGATGATAAGAGAAACTGTCTACGGGATACAATTAAAAAAGGACCTGAGAAGACTTCATTCGACTGCGGGCAGGGCGATTGAAAAAATAAACAAAATGTCCCTGAAAAATGTTTACGCTGAACTCGCGTATCATTTTGAAAAAGCTTCGGATGAAACAAATTCAATCAAGTATCTGAAATTAGCCGCTGAACAGGCAAAGCGGAATTACAGAAATGAAGAGGCGGCTTATTATTTCCGCCGACTCATAGAGATTACTGAGAAAAAGATTTACAAGGCAGAAAACAAGACTGAGCTGATAAGAGACAAGACTCTCTATTTGAAAAACAAAGCTTACGTAAAATGGCAGTCCGGAAAATGGCGGGAAGGTATTACACTGATTCTCAAGGCGTTAGAATCGGCGATTATTCTGCCGGATAAAAAACTGAAGGTAATGGTCATGATAGATGTTGGAACTTATTACCAGAATATTGGCGAGACGACTAGAGCCGGAAAGTATCTTAAAGAAGCAAGACGCTTGAGCAGAAAAGAAAGTTCCTCTGAAATACGAGCTTTGAGCGATTATTCGCTGGGTGAATTTTATATGGACAGGGGGAATTATTCTGAAGCGCTTTCACTTTTAACTTCTGCTTTGAATTATTACAAAAAAAACAAAAAAGAAGCGGAAACCGGAAAAGTTTCAGGAAGCATAGGACTTCTGCATTATTACAAGGGAGAATATGAAAAAGCAAAAAAATATATTTCTGCCCATATAAATATTGCGAGAAAACAGAAAAACCTCTATCAGGAGATGAGAGGACTTGGAAACATCGGAATTATGTACGACGATCTGGGTGATTACCGGAGTGCCAGGAAGATATTTTTGAAAATAATGAGACTGTCGAAAAAAACCGGATACAGACACGCAGAGGCTAGAACTTTAGGAAACCTGGCCGGTGTTTATTTGGCAATGAACAAATACGAAAAGGCACTGGATTATTTCCGGGAGCAGATAAAGATATCGATCGAGATGGGAGACGACCTGGGGGCAAAGTTTCCCCTCATCAACGTCGCTTCAGTATTCGTCTCCCTTGGAAGATACGAAGAGGCTGAAAGAGCACTGAACGAATTTGCCCAATATTCATTAAAATCAACCGACAGGAGAAGTCATGCGGTCAGTCTCGGCATATACGCAAAAATAGAATGGAGGAAGAAGAATTTCAAAAAAGCACTCAGACTGTTTACACAAGCCATTGATAAACTGGAGAAGATGAAAGTCAAATACTATTCATGTTTTTTCAGGATCGAAAAAGCTTTCCTTCTTCTTGACAACGGAATGCACACTAAAGCTTTAAAAACACTCGGAAAAGCGGGCCTTGAAGCTGAAAAGCTGAAAATTTCGAATTTAATTCCGTTGGCCGATATAACCAAATGTGCGTGCAATTTTTCACTGACAAAAAATGAAAAAAATAAAATTCTTTGTTTCAGAAAACTCGTTGACCTGGCCGAGAATTCCAGCGATCAAAGTGTCAGCGCCAAGGCTTATTATTATTTGTGGTCTCTGACGAAAGAAGATTGCGGTTTTTCATCGCCTGTTTCACCAGACGAATTCAGGAACAAAGCTTTAAGGATATTCGAATCAGTTTATAAGAAAACAGGCAACGACGAATGCAGATTGTATGCAGAAAGAATAAAAAGTTGTTGTAAGGAGTAAAATGAAAACGATATTGGTTTACATGACGGCGGAAAATATTGTTGAAGCCGAAAAGATATCAAAAGCGCTTGTCTCAAAAAGGCTCGCGGCATGCGCGAATATAATTGACGGAGTCAAGTCATTTTATCATTGGAAAGGCAGAATCGAAAAATCGAAAGAAGCCGTTATTATAGCCAAGACGACTTCTGAACTGCTTGAACCTTTGACGTCTGAAGTCAAAAAGCTTCACAGTTACGAATGCCCGTGCGTAACCGCTTTTGAGATATCGGGGGGAAACGAAGATTATTTATCGTGGATAACCGAAAGCGTGAAAAAGCAGCGGGTTGGTTAACCGCGAAAAATGTAATCGCCCCAAAGATCCGCGAAGACAATAGAAGGCATTTCAGAAACAGTCAGTTCGCAAAGCGCTTCGTTTCCAAGATGACCGTGGGACAGTGTTGTCGCGTCTTTGACTGTTCTCGAAATCAGAGCGGAAAGTCCTCCCGGAAAACCGAGATAAACACAGCCCATGCGGAGCATTTCTGACAAAAATGCATCTGAAACCGCTCCTTTGCCGATGACGGCTTTAAGTCCGAAGGAAAGAAGAAGGGATAGATTGCTTTCCATTCTGTATGTTGAAGTAGGTCCGACTGCGAATTTATTGTTGCTTTTGTCTATCACCGAAACCGAACTGAGAAACAAACATGAACCGGGAATTTGAAATGGCAGGTTTTCGTTTGCTTTAATCCGCGGAATTATTTCCGATAAAGTAGAGTCTCTGGCGGCGATTACATTTCCGTATATTAATACCCGATCGGCGCATTTCAGCTCCTTCAGAGATTCTTCGTTTTTGACCGGAAAATCGAGACTGCGAACGGTCATATCACGGCGCGAGCCTTTCTCGCGGCACAGCATAGAAAAGATACTGAAACGGGGTATGTCGAAATGTGCCGGGGAAAAGTTTCAATGAAAAGGTCGAGAGCCGTCGGGCGGCCTCCGAAACCTGCAGGACCTATGCCGATAGAATTTATTTTTTCGAGCCATTTCATTTCAATGTCTGCCATTCCGGGGTCAGGATTGCGGGTACCCAAATCCCTCAGGAGAGATTTCAAAGACAAAAAAGATGCGCGGTCAGCAGTTCCGCCGGTGCCTATTCCTATTATCAGCGGAGGGCAGGCATTTAATCCATGTTTGCGGACTGTTTCTTCGACGAATTCATACATGTCATTTTCACTGGCGTCGGGAAGGAACATTTTTGAACGTCCCGAATTTTCGGATCCGCCTCCTTTGAGAAGCACTGTCAGGCTGATGTTATCTCCTTCGACCAAAGAAACATAAACGGAAGCCGGAGATGAGCGGATCAGGGAGTTGTTTCCGGTCAAGAAATCAGAGACCATGGATTTCCTCAAAATCCCTTTTTCACCGGCTCGCCTTACTCCTTCGTTAATTTCGTTTTCAATGTCGACGCCTGAAAGAATAACGCCTGTTCCGATGTCGGCAAAAACGCATACTACACCAGTGTCCTGACAAAGGGGCCTTTTTTCACTTTGAGCTATTCGGTTATTGTCAAGAATCAACTTAATTATTCCCGGGTTTTTTGGATTATCTTTTAAATATTTCTCGTAATATGCTTTGACATCAGAGCTGAGGGATTGCGAGTTTCTCTCGCAAAGGTTGAATACAACGGATTCAATCTGTCCCTTTTCCAGGAGTCTCATATATGATTTTTATCTGATAAACAAAATTTTATTCGTGCTTGTTTCATTTCCGATAAGAAGATTGATGAAATACACCCCTTTCGGAGACAATGAACCGGAATTATCCCTGCCGTCCCAAACGAACTCGTAACTTCCCGGGAGCCGGAATCCGTCAAATATCGTTTTGACCAACTGTCCCGCCGCGTTATAAACCCTAAGTTGAACAACGAGACCATTCTCTAAGGAAAATATTATCCTGACCGAACTGCTGAATGGATTGGGGTATGACAGAAACGAACAATTCTGTGTCGGGGCAGTTTCATGGCTTTCATCAACATCTGTAAATATACTCCCATAGTAACAAGCCATATTCGCCGATAAAAATCCACCGGCAAAAGTATAATTACCGCAGGCAAATATGACTGATTCTTGAATTATTATATTTGTTACTGAATCGTTATATTCATTGCCCAATCCGCCCCCGACTTCTTCCCATGAATTACCGTTCCATTTAGTTATTTTATCGGCGAAGAAATTATCCCCTGCTTCAGTAAACATCCCTCCCACATAAACAGCATCATCGGACAAAGTAATTACTGACACGGAATTGTTAAAACATCCTCCGAGGTCTTCCCAGCTTGTTCCGTTCCAAAGAGCGAAAAAATCAGCGTTCGGATTTCCTCCCGCGTTGGTGAAATATCCTCCTGCGTAAATTCCTTCACTATTAACAGCTATAGCTTTTACAACATTGTTCAATCCTCCGCCTACATCTTCCCAAGAAACACCGTTCCATTTTGCAATATAGTCCGCGTCTGGATTTCCTCCAGCGTTGGTGAAATTTCCTCCAACGAAAATATCACCATTATAAAAAGCTATCGTATAAACAATATTGTTCAGTCCTTCTCCGAGGTTTTCCCAGTTTGTTCCATTCCACACTGCTATGTGGTTTGCATCGGTATTACCTCCAGCGTAAAAAAAATCTCCTCCCGCATACAGCAAACCGTCTTTAACTGCTAACACGAAGACTGAAGCATTCAATCCGTTTCCGAGCGGCACAAAGTTTGTCCCGTCCCATTTGGTAATGTTTCTATTCAATGCAGAATTTCCTGCTGAAGCAAAATAACCACCGATGTACAAATCACCCGAATGAAGCAACGAAGTAAAAATTTTTCCTGAATGAATTATCCCATCTCCCAATGAAACCCACTGGGAGCCTGTCCATTTTATCAAACTTTCGCTGTATGGCACGCCGGGTCTCGCAGGAAAATATCCGCCGACAACAATTTCCTCTCCTAAAAAAGCCAAGGTATTGACTGTGGAAAGAATATAATCGTAATAAATCCCTCCGCCTATAGGACGCCAGGTTACGGATGGTGTTTTAGCCACTTTATCCGCCAGGGGATTTTCTCCGGCATTCTGGAAAGATCCTCCTATGTATATACAGTCGTTGTCAAAGGCAAATGAGCTGACGAATCCGTTTAAGCCGTTTCCATAAGAATTCCAATATCTGCCATCCCACAAGGCAAAGTAATCTGCGTCCTGGTTGCAGGAACCTGCATTGGTAAAATAACCGCAGGCAAAGAGGTAGTTGTCTTCCACTAATATGAAGTTTACAGTGTTGTTGATAATGCTGTAGGAAGTGTTTTCAGAAATAGCCTGCCAATCGCCATTTTTCCACTTTGCTATATAATCAGCTGTGTTGTTGTTACCGGCATATGTGAAACTGCCACCGGCGAAAACAGCGGAATCCGTATATTCAATAGTCAAAACTCTTCCGTTCAGGCCTTCTCCCATTGGATTCCATGAAGAATTTTCAAGGTAACAGATCCTGTCCGCGTCGGGATCACTTCCTGCGTCAGTAAAATCTCCGCCAATGTATATTCGATTGTCTTTGACTGTAATGGCATACACTGGCGCGTTCAGTCCGTTACCGATTGAATTCCAGTTTAATCCGTCCCATTTTGCAATATAATCAGCGTTGGGGTTGCCTCCTGCATCCGTAAAGTTACCTCCTGCATACAAAACGTCTGAAAGGCAAGCGATAGCGAAAACGTATCCGTTAAGACCTTCTCCGAGGGATTGCCACGAATTTCCATTCCATACGGAAATGTAGTCGGCGTAATTATCCCCACCTGCGTTAGTGAAATGGCCGCCGGCGATTATTCCATTCTCAAAAGGCGCAATTATTCTCACATATCCGTTTAAACCAGAACCGAGAGAACTCCAATTGTTGCCGTCCCATTTTGCAATGTAGTCTGCGTAAGAAATACCTCCCGCGTCTGTGAACATGCCACCGGCATAGATATACCCGTCATTTTTGCAGAGGGTCAATACGGTGTTGTTGACTCCTTCGTCAAGAGGCATCCAGTAATGAGCGCAAACAGCTTGTGGAATGAATAAAATACAGACGCTTAATAATCTAAATCTCATTTTCAAGCCTTTTTTAGTATAGTATAGCATCTGTGAATGATACCCGCCTGTATTTTTATGGAAAATGGAATAAAACCTCTCGAGTTCATTGGAATATGCCGGGCACTTGTGTATAATGTCCACATGACTTTTGTCTCAGTTTTCATTTTATACATTTTGCAATCGTTTCTGACTCTGCAAAGTTCAAACGACCGCGAAACAAGGATCGGTCTGGTTCTCAGCGGAGGAGGGGCGAGGGGTTTCGCTCACATAGGTGTTTTAAAAGTTCTTGAAGAAGCCGGATTCTCTTTTGATTTCATTGGCGGAACGAGCATGGGTTCCATTGTCGGAGGACTTTACGCTTCCGGTTACACGGCGGGGGAAATCGAAAGCCTCACGACGGAAATCGATTGGAAAGACTTGTTCAACGACGAAGTAAAAAGAAGAGATCTGCCTTTTGACGAGAGAAGTTATTCCGGAAAATACATAGGAGGTCTGGATTTTGAAGGTTATAAACCCGTATTACCGCTCGGGTTGATTGAAGGGCAGAGGATCGAAGCCCTTCTGTCCCGCTTGACATGGAAATCAAACACAATCGAGGATTTTTCCGATCTGCCGGTTTCTTTTATTTGTCTGGCGGCAGACGTGGAAAGATCTCAGGCCGTAGTTCTGAATAATGGTCTCCTTTTCGAAGCGATGAGAGCGAGCATGGCTATTCCGACCGTATTTACTCCCGTCATGATAGACAGGAGACTGCTTGTCGACGGGGGAACGATAAGGAATTTTCCCGTTCAGGACGTCAGGGATCTCGGAGCGGATTACATCATCGGAGTGGATATCGGCACTCCGACAAAACGATTGTCGGATCTCCGTTCCGCAGTAGACATAATAAATCAGGTAATAGGTTTCAGGAACACGGAGACGAATCTTGAACAGCGAGCCATGTGCGATCTTCTAATAACTCCGGATCTTCAGGGGTATTCAAGCTACGATTTTTCTGATCCGGATTCACTTGTACGCCTTGGCGAAATTGGCGCCAGAGAAGTTTTTGACAGGCTCGAGTTTGTGGCCGACAGCCTGAGAACAGAAGATGTCACCGGAACGAGAAGCGTTAATTTCACGGAGGATTCGATTTTCGTGGAAGACATCTATGTTATGGGCCTCAGGGAAGTGACAAGAAATTTTGTCGTTTCTTCATTCGGTCACCAGACTCCCGGGTGGCTTGACGCAAAGAAGATAGACGAAGGTGTGGAAAGAATTTACAACACGCTGTTTTTCAGAAAGGTCAATTACAGGATAAAAGCGACCGACACGGCATACGTTCTGGTGCTTATTGTCGAAGAAAACAAGAACGACCGCATAAATCTCGGTTTGCGATACGATTCGTACAATAACGCTCAGATGCTGGTCAATCTGACGATGAGGAATTTTCTCGTTCACAGTTCAAAGTTCGTATTAGACCTGAAACTGGGCGAAGATTATTCTTTCGGTTTTAATTACTTTCTTTTCACTATGCTCGGATACGTGAGAAATAAAACAGGGATTATTCTGTCTGCGGGACTGGATCAGAAATATTTTTATCTGTATCATAACGGTGACAGATTCGCAAAACTCGACTTTAAATCCCTTTACAGTTCACTGTCGGCGGGATTGACCCTTTACAACAACATCTGCATGAGCGCGGGAGTTAAATTCGACTTTTCTTCGCTGAAGCCGTCTGTGGCGCCTATAGATTTCAAAAACAGCAAGTACGGCGGGTTTGTCTACCGAGGCACTCTGGAAAGTGATTATTTGGACAGGGCATATTTCACGAGGTCAGGCTTCAAAACTCTGTTTGAGATCATTGTTGCAGACAAGAATTTCGGTTCCGAAGAGAATTTTATCAAATTAAGTGCGGACCTGTCATTTTTCATACCGGCAGCAAAAAGAACCGTTCTATTCGGAGGTGTCTGGGCGGGATTTTCCGAGGCAGATTCCCTGTCAATCCAAAACCGTTATTACACTGGCGGTCACAAAGGCACTGCATGCTATAATACTTTTCTGGGAAGTGAAAACATGGAATTGACGGGAGAACAGATGGCGGCATTCAGGGTAGGTCTTCAGTTGGAACCTTTTGACGACAGATACATTGAATTTCAGATTAACGCCGCGAAAACAGCGAAAGAGGCTGATGAAATATTGATTCCTGAAAATATTTATTACGGGGCGGGAGTAACTTTAGGAGGGAACACCCCAATAGGTCCTGTTTTTCTTTCAATTGCAGGTAAAGACGCGGAAAATATTAATCTTTACATCAATATCGGCTATGACTTTTAATATGTTGAAAGTATCATCCGTAGAAGACAAAAAGGAGTGAAAATGAAAAAATCGATTTTTGCCCTGATTCTTGCTGTTCTGGCGGTCTCTTTATCGGCGGAAACAATAAACAGTATCAGAGAAGCTTACAACGAAGCGAATAAAATGATACAAAATGAAGAATTGTACAGGACTGAAATTTCGGTCAACAGTTCAGACATGCCCTTTCCCGCAGTCGGAATTTTCAACAAATCTGTTGTCTGTTATTGGGCTTGCGAGCCCGAATCGGACGATTTTTACAGATTGATTAAAGTGCATTGCAAACTGATAATATCCGCTTTCGAAGAATACACGGAGGTCCTTTACAATGACATGGGTCAGCCGATATTCTGCTACAAAAAAGGCGGATACGGAGAACAGGAAGACAGAGAGGAGAGATATTATTTTTCAGATTTAAAACTGATAAGATTGATATCAGGCGGAGATACGTTCGATTCTCCAGGCAATGAACAATTATCGGAAGCTGAAGAAGTGCTCAAAGAGGCGGAGAATTTTTATAAAGCTTTCGCTTTTTTGCACTCGGATTGATAAATTAAAAACACTAATATTTTGCAAGTACGATGAAAAACAAATATTTTACAGTATTCCTGATACTCTCTGTCATAGGTACGGGTTTATTGAGCCAGGCGAACCCGGCACTGCACGAATACGAGCTTAAAACCCACGAACTCGTAAATGATTTCAGAGAATCGGCGGGATTGAAAAGACTCGACTTCGATGAAACTGTCGCCGACCAATGCAGGGAGCACAGCAGATTTATGGCGGCTTTATCCGGATCGCTCTCGCACGATGGATTCCGAGACAGAGTGAAAAGAATTCAGGAAACGATACCGCTTCGATCTGCCGCTGAAAACGTAGCAAGCAACCTGAACACTCCGGATCCTTGTTCCACAGCTGTGACAGGCTGGATAAACAGCCCCCCGCACAAGGAAAACATGGTGAACGACTGGGATATAACGGGAATAGGCGTTTCTATTTCTCCGGAAGGCAAATTCTATTTCACGCAGATATTCGTCCTTTTACAGGACACTGCGCTCAACGAAACATACACCATCGAGGAAATAGAAACAGGCTTAAAATCATTAACAGACGATTACAGAGCCGCGTCGGGAGCAGTACAGATTGCATGGAGCGACACTCTCTCTTCGATCGCCAGGCAAATAAGTCAAGAACTAAGTAAGGAATCTTCTGACAGCAGGAGAGTTCTTTCCTCTCTGACAGACAGTGTGGAGAAGTATTACAATATAGAAAAAGTCGGAGAAATAATATCGACGAGCAGCGGCTTGGAAATACCTCACGAAGAGATATTCGGGCACTGGATGGAAGACAGCGGATACAGATCTTTGTTGGGAGGAGATTTTGATATTGCGGGTGTGGGGATTGTTTTGTCGCCTGAAAACAAACACTTTGCCGTGATGGTTCTGGTAAAGTTAACGGAGAGAAGATGAAATATTTTAAAAAAATAGCGGGGAAAAAAGTTTATTTGTCGCCAATTGACATCGAAGACTGCGAGCAATATACCGAGTGGATGAACGATCCGGAAATTACCGTAAATCTGGATTGTTTGGCCGGCAATTATTCTGTCATCAAAGAAAGAGAAATTTTGGAAAAACTGGCGAAGCATGAATTTGTATTCGCCATTGTCGATAAAAACAGCGATAAACTGATAGGCAACTGCGGGCTTCATAACATAGACACCGTCAACCGGAAAGCTTCTCTCGGCATATTCATCGGGGACAAAGGACATTGGGACAGGGGTTTCGGGACTGAAGCCGTAAGCCTTCTGCTCGATTATTCTTTCAACGCCCTGAATTTGAACAGTGTAATGCTCGTAGTAAAGGAATTCAACAAACGAGGATTAAAATGCTACGAAAAATGCGGTTTCAAAAAAATTGGAATCAGGCGGGAGGCGGCAATAATAGCCGGAAATAAATACGGCGAAGTCATGATGGATATTTTAGCTGTCGAGTTCAAAGAAAACCGTTTCGCAGATTATTTGAAAGATAAAAAACGCTCATGAACGGAATTATGAAGATATTGCATAAATGTATATCGGAAAGAAGGTGAAGAATGTTTAAAGAATTCAAAGAATTCGCAGTAAAAGGTAACGCCGTTGATATGGCCGTCGGTATCATTATCGGAGCGGCTTTTGGCGCGATTGTCCAATCGATTGTCGCCGATATCATCATGCCTCCTCTGGGACTGCTGATAGGAAAAGTGGATTTCGCGAATTTGTTTATTCTTCTTCACAACGGCACCCCCCAGGGACCTTATTCTTCGCTTGCAAACGCGCAGGCGGCTGGTGCCGTGACAATAAACTACGGAAATTTCATAAACATAGTCATAAGGTTTGTAATAGTGGCTTTCGTCGTTTTTATGCTGGTAAAAAGCATAAATAAACTCAAAAGGCAGGAAAAAGCCGAGATAAAACCGGATTCAAAGGAATGCCCTTTCTGCTGTTCAAAAATTTCGATAAAAGCGACACGTTGTCCGAATTGCACTTCAGAAATAAAAGAATGATAAGTCAAAAAAATGACTCAATTAGAAAACTTAAAAAAATCCCGGGAATCGGACCGAGTATGGCCGAAGATCTTTACGATCTCGGAATGCGAAAGGTATCAGATCTGAAGAAAAAAGATCCCGAACTGCTCTACAAAAAACTTTGCATACTCAGGGGCATTCGCATAGATCGCTGTGTTCTTTATGCATTCAGATGCGCTGTATACTTTGCATCAGAACACGAACACAAACCGGAATTGCTTAAGTGGTGGAACTGGAAAGATAAAAAATAAACAACATTTGCCACAGATTGCCGTCACTCATTTC from candidate division WOR-3 bacterium includes:
- a CDS encoding CAP domain-containing protein, which translates into the protein MKNKYFTVFLILSVIGTGLLSQANPALHEYELKTHELVNDFRESAGLKRLDFDETVADQCREHSRFMAALSGSLSHDGFRDRVKRIQETIPLRSAAENVASNLNTPDPCSTAVTGWINSPPHKENMVNDWDITGIGVSISPEGKFYFTQIFVLLQDTALNETYTIEEIETGLKSLTDDYRAASGAVQIAWSDTLSSIARQISQELSKESSDSRRVLSSLTDSVEKYYNIEKVGEIISTSSGLEIPHEEIFGHWMEDSGYRSLLGGDFDIAGVGIVLSPENKHFAVMVLVKLTERR
- a CDS encoding GNAT family N-acetyltransferase, coding for MKYFKKIAGKKVYLSPIDIEDCEQYTEWMNDPEITVNLDCLAGNYSVIKEREILEKLAKHEFVFAIVDKNSDKLIGNCGLHNIDTVNRKASLGIFIGDKGHWDRGFGTEAVSLLLDYSFNALNLNSVMLVVKEFNKRGLKCYEKCGFKKIGIRREAAIIAGNKYGEVMMDILAVEFKENRFADYLKDKKRS
- the mscL gene encoding large conductance mechanosensitive channel protein MscL, which gives rise to MFKEFKEFAVKGNAVDMAVGIIIGAAFGAIVQSIVADIIMPPLGLLIGKVDFANLFILLHNGTPQGPYSSLANAQAAGAVTINYGNFINIVIRFVIVAFVVFMLVKSINKLKRQEKAEIKPDSKECPFCCSKISIKATRCPNCTSEIKE
- a CDS encoding patatin-like phospholipase family protein, with the protein product MENGIKPLEFIGICRALVYNVHMTFVSVFILYILQSFLTLQSSNDRETRIGLVLSGGGARGFAHIGVLKVLEEAGFSFDFIGGTSMGSIVGGLYASGYTAGEIESLTTEIDWKDLFNDEVKRRDLPFDERSYSGKYIGGLDFEGYKPVLPLGLIEGQRIEALLSRLTWKSNTIEDFSDLPVSFICLAADVERSQAVVLNNGLLFEAMRASMAIPTVFTPVMIDRRLLVDGGTIRNFPVQDVRDLGADYIIGVDIGTPTKRLSDLRSAVDIINQVIGFRNTETNLEQRAMCDLLITPDLQGYSSYDFSDPDSLVRLGEIGAREVFDRLEFVADSLRTEDVTGTRSVNFTEDSIFVEDIYVMGLREVTRNFVVSSFGHQTPGWLDAKKIDEGVERIYNTLFFRKVNYRIKATDTAYVLVLIVEENKNDRINLGLRYDSYNNAQMLVNLTMRNFLVHSSKFVLDLKLGEDYSFGFNYFLFTMLGYVRNKTGIILSAGLDQKYFYLYHNGDRFAKLDFKSLYSSLSAGLTLYNNICMSAGVKFDFSSLKPSVAPIDFKNSKYGGFVYRGTLESDYLDRAYFTRSGFKTLFEIIVADKNFGSEENFIKLSADLSFFIPAAKRTVLFGGVWAGFSEADSLSIQNRYYTGGHKGTACYNTFLGSENMELTGEQMAAFRVGLQLEPFDDRYIEFQINAAKTAKEADEILIPENIYYGAGVTLGGNTPIGPVFLSIAGKDAENINLYINIGYDF
- a CDS encoding T9SS type A sorting domain-containing protein, with the protein product MLYYTKKGLKMRFRLLSVCILFIPQAVCAHYWMPLDEGVNNTVLTLCKNDGYIYAGGMFTDAGGISYADYIAKWDGNNWSSLGSGLNGYVRIIAPFENGIIAGGHFTNAGGDNYADYISVWNGNSWQSLGEGLNGYVFAIACLSDVLYAGGNFTDAGGNPNADYIAKWDGLNWNSIGNGLNAPVYAITVKDNRIYIGGDFTDAGSDPDADRICYLENSSWNPMGEGLNGRVLTIEYTDSAVFAGGSFTYAGNNNTADYIAKWKNGDWQAISENTSYSIINNTVNFILVEDNYLFACGYFTNAGSCNQDADYFALWDGRYWNSYGNGLNGFVSSFAFDNDCIYIGGSFQNAGENPLADKVAKTPSVTWRPIGGGIYYDYILSTVNTLAFLGEEIVVGGYFPARPGVPYSESLIKWTGSQWVSLGDGIIHSGKIFTSLLHSGDLYIGGYFASAGNSALNRNITKWDGTNFVPLGNGLNASVFVLAVKDGLLYAGGDFFYAGGNTDANHIAVWNGTNWENLGEGLNNIVYTIAFYNGDIFVGGNFTNAGGNPDADYIAKWNGVSWEDVGGGLNNVVKAIAVNSEGIYAGGYFTNAGGNPNADFFALWNGTSWEDLGGCFNNSVSVITLSDDAVYVGGMFTEAGDNFFADKITKWNGNSWEEVGGGLGNEYNDSVTNIIIQESVIFACGNYTFAGGFLSANMACYYGSIFTDVDESHETAPTQNCSFLSYPNPFSSSVRIIFSLENGLVVQLRVYNAAGQLVKTIFDGFRLPGSYEFVWDGRDNSGSLSPKGVYFINLLIGNETSTNKILFIR
- a CDS encoding pathogenicity locus; translation: MISQKNDSIRKLKKIPGIGPSMAEDLYDLGMRKVSDLKKKDPELLYKKLCILRGIRIDRCVLYAFRCAVYFASEHEHKPELLKWWNWKDKK